In a genomic window of Streptomyces roseoviridis:
- a CDS encoding IS701 family transposase encodes MRLGEVERLRGELAGFVADVFASLPRRDQRRWGGCYLRGLMLDGRRKSIQPMAERLPDGNMQALQQFLNQSPWDPLPVRRRIAERLSEVIAPEVWVIDDVSFPKCGTASVGVARQYCGALGKRANCQVAVSVHAATDTASCPLEWELFLPEEWADDDRRRRRAGVPDEVRYVSKGRLALGLLDRLAAQGLVVPVIVADAGYGRSVSFRLELEERGWSYVMAVDPKEIARPVAAEPFQPAYGGLGPPTLPRYREPARPLTSFITSDTSFEEVVWRQGSKGRMTSRFAVIEVRPSGKEACRTAQEQAGGRSSWDGVLPLRTLLVEQPEDTDGPTGYWMTNLPATTPITDLVRWAKMRWRIEHDYRELKHGLGLDHFEGRTWRGWHHHVTLVTAAQALLTLRRLDPKAHTPA; translated from the coding sequence ATGAGGCTTGGGGAGGTGGAACGGCTCCGGGGCGAGTTAGCGGGGTTCGTTGCCGATGTGTTCGCCTCGCTCCCGCGGCGGGATCAGCGGCGGTGGGGCGGGTGTTATCTGCGGGGTCTGATGCTGGACGGCCGGCGGAAGTCGATCCAGCCGATGGCCGAACGGCTGCCGGACGGGAACATGCAGGCCCTGCAACAGTTCCTGAACCAGTCGCCGTGGGATCCACTGCCGGTGCGGCGCCGGATCGCCGAACGGCTGAGCGAGGTAATCGCGCCTGAGGTGTGGGTGATCGACGACGTGTCGTTCCCCAAGTGCGGCACTGCTTCGGTGGGGGTGGCCCGGCAGTACTGCGGAGCGCTGGGCAAGCGGGCGAACTGCCAGGTCGCGGTCAGCGTCCACGCGGCCACCGACACCGCGTCGTGCCCGCTGGAGTGGGAGCTTTTCCTGCCCGAGGAATGGGCCGACGATGACCGGCGGCGCCGACGGGCCGGGGTCCCTGACGAGGTTCGGTATGTCTCCAAGGGTCGGTTGGCTCTGGGGCTGCTGGACCGACTGGCCGCGCAGGGTCTGGTGGTGCCGGTGATCGTGGCGGACGCCGGTTACGGCCGCAGCGTGTCCTTCCGGCTGGAGCTGGAGGAACGCGGCTGGTCCTATGTGATGGCGGTCGACCCGAAGGAGATCGCCCGTCCGGTCGCGGCTGAGCCGTTCCAGCCGGCCTACGGCGGTCTGGGGCCGCCCACGCTGCCCCGCTATCGCGAGCCGGCCCGGCCCCTGACCTCGTTCATCACATCGGACACCTCGTTCGAAGAAGTCGTCTGGCGGCAGGGCAGCAAGGGACGGATGACCTCGCGTTTTGCCGTGATCGAGGTCCGGCCGTCGGGCAAAGAAGCCTGCCGCACCGCCCAGGAACAAGCCGGAGGCCGCAGCAGCTGGGACGGTGTTCTGCCTCTGCGGACCCTGCTGGTCGAGCAGCCCGAAGACACCGACGGGCCGACCGGCTATTGGATGACCAACCTGCCCGCCACCACCCCGATCACCGACCTGGTCCGGTGGGCGAAGATGCGCTGGCGGATCGAGCACGACTACCGCGAGCTCAAGCACGGCCTGGGCCTGGATCACTTCGAGGGCCGCACCTGGCGCGGCTGGCACCACCACGTCACTCTCGTCACCGCCGCCCAGGCCCTCCTCACCCTGCGGCGGCTCGACCCAAAAGCTCACACGCCGGCCTGA
- a CDS encoding transketolase, whose product MTNTTYAQDDIRRLHRLMALMTGDEKHSPAATSTLDALWVLYDRVLRVSPATARDPGRDRFLLSKGHGPMAYYAVLAEKGFVEEEALSGFGGYDSPLGHHPDRTLVPGVEIGSGSLGHGLPLAVGSVLGLRAQGLTEPRVWVLIGDAELDEGSNHEALAYAGPAGLEQLHTLVIDNSSASYGWPGGIASRFSAAGWSAETVDGRDHQALYAAYTAPHPGRPRAVVARVEPKS is encoded by the coding sequence ATGACGAACACGACGTACGCACAGGACGACATCCGGCGACTGCACCGGCTGATGGCGCTGATGACCGGGGACGAGAAGCACTCGCCCGCCGCCACCTCCACTCTCGACGCGCTGTGGGTGCTCTACGACCGGGTTCTGCGGGTGTCGCCCGCGACCGCGCGGGATCCGGGGCGGGACCGGTTCCTGCTGTCGAAGGGGCACGGGCCGATGGCGTACTACGCCGTCCTCGCCGAGAAGGGGTTCGTCGAGGAGGAGGCGCTGAGCGGGTTCGGCGGGTACGACTCGCCGCTCGGGCACCATCCGGACCGCACGCTCGTGCCCGGCGTGGAGATCGGCAGCGGGTCGCTCGGGCACGGGCTGCCGCTGGCCGTGGGGAGCGTCCTCGGACTGCGGGCCCAGGGGCTCACCGAGCCGCGGGTCTGGGTGCTGATCGGGGACGCCGAGCTGGACGAGGGCAGCAACCACGAAGCACTCGCCTACGCCGGGCCCGCCGGGCTCGAACAGCTGCACACGCTGGTGATCGACAACAGCTCCGCCAGCTACGGCTGGCCGGGCGGGATCGCCTCGCGGTTCTCGGCGGCCGGCTGGTCGGCCGAGACCGTGGACGGACGCGACCACCAGGCGCTGTACGCCGCGTACACCGCCCCGCACCCCGGCCGGCCCCGTGCGGTCGTCGCCCGCGTCGAGCCCAAGAGCTGA
- a CDS encoding transketolase family protein, giving the protein MDTMRDRFIATTTRLLDDDPRLALLLAEISKDGFQQALLRHPERVINVGIREQLLIGAGGGMALTGMRPIMHTFASFLVERPFEQVKLDFGHQGVHGILVSAGGSYDWPASGFTHMSPGDVALMDTLDGWTVHVPGHPDEAEALLREAAAGDGSVYLRLSVHANSSPQPIGGGGFTPLREGSRGVVVAVGPMLDHTLAATEGLDVTVLYATTVRPFDGEGLRRAVAGARPDVVLVEPYLAGTSTAVANDALAEVPHRVLGLGIGRRELRRYGSVEEHLAGQGLDPASLRARIAAFLS; this is encoded by the coding sequence GTGGACACCATGCGTGACCGTTTCATCGCCACCACCACCCGCCTGCTCGACGACGACCCCCGCCTCGCGCTCCTGCTCGCCGAGATCAGCAAGGACGGCTTCCAGCAGGCCCTCCTGCGCCATCCCGAGCGGGTGATCAACGTCGGCATCCGCGAGCAGCTGCTCATCGGGGCCGGCGGCGGAATGGCGCTCACCGGAATGCGGCCGATCATGCACACCTTCGCCAGTTTCCTGGTCGAGCGCCCCTTCGAGCAGGTCAAGCTGGACTTCGGGCACCAGGGTGTGCACGGGATCCTGGTCAGCGCCGGCGGTTCGTACGACTGGCCGGCCAGCGGCTTCACCCACATGTCGCCGGGTGACGTGGCACTGATGGACACCCTGGACGGCTGGACCGTGCACGTGCCGGGGCATCCGGACGAGGCCGAGGCACTGCTGCGGGAGGCGGCCGCCGGGGACGGGTCGGTCTATCTGCGCCTGTCGGTGCACGCCAACTCCTCGCCGCAGCCGATCGGCGGGGGCGGCTTCACCCCGCTGCGCGAGGGCTCTCGGGGGGTCGTCGTCGCGGTGGGTCCGATGCTCGACCACACGCTGGCCGCGACCGAGGGCCTGGACGTGACCGTGCTGTACGCCACGACCGTCCGGCCCTTCGACGGCGAGGGTCTGCGCCGGGCCGTCGCCGGCGCCCGCCCGGACGTGGTGCTGGTGGAGCCCTACCTCGCCGGGACGTCGACGGCCGTGGCGAACGACGCCCTGGCGGAGGTGCCGCACCGGGTCCTGGGGCTCGGCATCGGGCGGCGCGAGCTGCGTCGTTACGGCTCCGTCGAGGAGCACCTCGCCGGTCAGGGTCTCGACCCCGCGTCACTGCGGGCGCGGATCGCCGCCTTCCTGTCGTGA